Proteins encoded within one genomic window of Coleofasciculus chthonoplastes PCC 7420:
- a CDS encoding SDR family oxidoreductase: protein MPDKVIVVVGATGGIGSAITHQLAKEGANLVLAARQSDRLATLTSQLPMANLEQILNVPTNITDPAQVETLMQKAVDKFGQIDVLINAAGAGILKQYNKITSADLEAMLDLNLKGSFYTCQAAAEVMKGQKSGHICNIIGILGKHSMAMASAYCASKFGVVGFSKCMADELKRFGIKFTLFYFGGVDSPFWDNVSLKVDRKKMLTPQTAANAILFALRADPQAVPMEINIQPESHLFF from the coding sequence ATGCCAGATAAAGTTATAGTGGTCGTCGGTGCCACAGGGGGTATTGGATCGGCTATAACCCACCAATTGGCAAAAGAGGGAGCCAATTTAGTCCTCGCCGCCAGACAGAGCGATCGCCTAGCCACTTTGACCTCCCAACTCCCCATGGCTAACCTAGAGCAAATCTTAAATGTACCCACGAATATCACCGATCCAGCCCAAGTGGAAACGCTGATGCAGAAGGCGGTTGACAAGTTTGGTCAAATTGACGTACTCATCAATGCGGCAGGGGCGGGAATTCTTAAACAGTACAACAAAATTACATCGGCTGACTTAGAGGCGATGCTGGACTTAAATCTCAAAGGTAGCTTCTATACCTGTCAAGCCGCCGCTGAAGTGATGAAGGGTCAAAAATCCGGTCACATTTGTAACATCATTGGCATTTTAGGCAAACATTCCATGGCGATGGCGTCAGCGTACTGCGCCTCGAAGTTCGGCGTTGTCGGATTTAGCAAATGTATGGCAGATGAATTAAAGCGCTTTGGGATTAAGTTTACACTCTTTTACTTTGGCGGTGTAGATTCGCCCTTCTGGGATAATGTCAGCTTAAAAGTGGATCGCAAAAAGATGCTGACTCCGCAAACAGCAGCGAATGCCATTCTGTTTGCCCTGAGAGCTGATCCCCAAGCCGTACCAATGGAAATCAACATCCAGCCAGAAAGCCATCTATTTTTCTGA
- a CDS encoding RNA-guided endonuclease InsQ/TnpB family protein: protein MLVFEFKAKGKTTQYSAIDEAIRTAQFVRNKCIRYWMDNKNVGQKDLYRYNTSLRAEFPFVKDINSHACQTAVERAYSSIARFYSNCKKAIPGKKGYPKFKKNCRSVEYKTSGWKLSETRKQITFTDKKGIGQLKLKGTWDLNFYQLDRIKRVRLVRRADGYYVQFLVNPERSRRVNAENKIESQPTGNTIGLDVGLKEFYTDSNGYQEPNPRFYQEGEKRLRFLQRRISRKEKGSVNRKKAINRLGRKHLKISRQREEHAKRVARCVIQSNDLVAYEDLRIKNLVRNHCLAKSINDAGWYQFRKWLEYFGVKFGKTTIAVNPAYTSEQCSNCGTVVKKSLSTRTHICRCGCVLDRDWNAAINILKIALSTAGHVGTWILTPRLCSVLILSEVEGLNLNASGDPTSTLIGEILSRQAGSVNEESSSL, encoded by the coding sequence ATGCTGGTTTTTGAGTTCAAGGCTAAAGGAAAAACAACTCAATATTCAGCGATCGATGAAGCGATAAGAACAGCTCAGTTTGTTCGCAATAAGTGCATCCGTTACTGGATGGACAACAAAAATGTTGGGCAAAAAGACTTGTATCGTTACAACACATCGCTAAGAGCTGAGTTTCCTTTTGTCAAAGACATAAATTCCCATGCTTGCCAAACGGCTGTAGAACGAGCCTATTCGTCAATCGCTCGATTCTACAGTAATTGCAAAAAAGCTATTCCGGGAAAGAAAGGTTATCCAAAATTCAAGAAAAACTGTCGTTCGGTTGAATATAAGACTAGCGGATGGAAACTTTCCGAAACTCGGAAGCAAATAACCTTCACAGACAAAAAGGGAATTGGTCAACTCAAGCTCAAAGGGACGTGGGATTTAAACTTCTATCAACTTGATCGGATAAAACGGGTGCGGTTGGTTCGTCGCGCTGATGGCTACTACGTACAATTTTTGGTTAATCCTGAGCGAAGTCGAAGGGTTAACGCTGAAAACAAAATAGAAAGCCAGCCGACAGGAAACACCATCGGTTTGGATGTGGGACTCAAAGAATTCTATACCGATAGCAATGGATACCAAGAACCTAATCCCCGGTTTTATCAGGAGGGCGAAAAACGTCTAAGATTTCTTCAAAGGCGAATTTCACGCAAAGAAAAAGGCTCGGTCAACCGAAAGAAAGCGATTAACCGATTAGGGCGAAAACACCTCAAAATAAGTAGGCAGCGTGAAGAACATGCCAAGAGAGTGGCACGTTGCGTCATCCAATCTAACGATTTGGTCGCTTATGAAGATTTGAGGATCAAAAACCTAGTCAGAAATCATTGTTTAGCCAAATCGATTAATGATGCAGGTTGGTATCAGTTCAGAAAATGGTTAGAGTATTTTGGAGTTAAATTTGGCAAAACAACCATTGCGGTTAATCCTGCCTACACCTCTGAGCAATGCTCTAACTGCGGCACAGTAGTTAAAAAATCTTTGTCCACTAGAACTCACATTTGTCGATGTGGATGCGTTTTGGATCGAGACTGGAATGCTGCAATCAATATTCTGAAAATAGCCTTAAGTACGGCAGGGCATGTCGGAACTTGGATTTTAACACCTCGACTTTGCTCGGTGTTAATCCTGAGCGAAGTCGAAGGATTAAATCTGAACGCTTCGGGAGACCCGACCTCTACTTTGATTGGAGAAATCCTGTCAAGGCAAGCCGGATCGGTGAACGAAGAATCTTCGTCCTTGTAG
- a CDS encoding 4-hydroxyphenylpyruvate dioxygenase family protein, whose protein sequence is MRIDHIHFYVKDALTCRDWFVQQMGFEFVASGASCHTCTTVVKNGAIYFVLSSAIAPNSPVAQFLRQHPPGVADIAFKVADLEWSLEKLLQRGAKVLQPLQTQVYEDGCIKWAKVAAWGDMTHTLVERHSFNPILCFPVQVDWLSETKLGSNGVSQKDKGDGGFDSKLGQGGLCTNVTIDSDKKIPKPAPTNPVLERSEGSTFTPQTHHGASLHSTLPQSPTEAFTHIDHIVLNVAAGDLAKAVQWYQQVLDFQPQQVFTIQTEKSGLCSQVMVHPVTGTQLPINEPTSANSQIQEFLDVNGGAGVQHIAIATRNIVGTIAQRRRQGMSFINVPPSYYSQLRDRYPGYNFSTAAWDAIAQQQILVDWQAQSPQALLLQTFTQPIFAEPTFFFEFIERRWGAKGFGEGNFQALFEAIEREQMKRGCLPMEKS, encoded by the coding sequence ATGAGAATCGATCACATTCACTTTTATGTTAAAGATGCGCTAACCTGCCGCGATTGGTTTGTTCAGCAGATGGGTTTTGAATTTGTGGCATCGGGGGCGAGTTGTCACACATGCACTACAGTAGTTAAGAATGGTGCTATTTATTTTGTCCTGTCGTCTGCGATCGCGCCGAATAGTCCCGTTGCCCAGTTTCTGCGCCAGCATCCTCCAGGTGTTGCTGATATTGCCTTTAAGGTTGCCGATCTGGAATGGAGCCTGGAAAAACTTCTCCAACGCGGCGCTAAGGTCTTACAACCTCTTCAAACCCAAGTTTATGAGGATGGATGCATAAAGTGGGCTAAAGTCGCTGCATGGGGCGATATGACTCATACTTTGGTCGAACGCCATAGCTTTAATCCCATCCTCTGCTTTCCGGTACAGGTAGACTGGCTGAGTGAAACTAAGTTGGGGTCAAACGGAGTCAGTCAAAAAGACAAGGGAGATGGGGGATTTGACTCAAAACTCGGTCAGGGCGGGTTGTGTACAAACGTTACCATCGATAGCGACAAGAAAATCCCTAAACCCGCCCCTACAAATCCTGTCCTTGAGCGAAGTGAAGGGTCAACATTCACCCCTCAGACGCACCATGGCGCGTCTCTACATTCAACACTTCCCCAATCCCCAACTGAAGCGTTTACCCATATCGATCACATTGTCCTGAATGTGGCGGCTGGGGATTTAGCGAAAGCGGTTCAGTGGTATCAGCAGGTGTTGGACTTCCAACCGCAGCAGGTGTTTACCATCCAGACTGAGAAATCTGGCTTATGCTCTCAGGTGATGGTGCATCCGGTAACCGGGACACAATTGCCCATTAATGAACCGACATCGGCGAATTCTCAAATTCAGGAATTTCTGGATGTGAACGGAGGAGCCGGAGTCCAGCATATTGCTATAGCCACGAGAAATATTGTGGGTACGATCGCGCAACGGCGTCGTCAGGGTATGTCCTTCATCAACGTTCCCCCCAGTTATTACAGTCAACTGCGCGATCGCTATCCGGGTTATAATTTCTCGACGGCGGCATGGGATGCGATCGCGCAGCAGCAAATTCTAGTGGATTGGCAAGCTCAATCCCCGCAAGCGTTGCTGCTGCAAACCTTTACCCAACCCATTTTCGCCGAACCCACCTTCTTTTTTGAGTTCATCGAACGGCGATGGGGAGCCAAAGGCTTTGGTGAGGGGAATTTCCAGGCTTTGTTTGAGGCGATCGAGCGGGAGCAGATGAAACGCGGTTGTTTGCCGATGGAAAAGAGTTGA
- a CDS encoding CPP1-like family protein yields the protein MSDQNPYEKLGVTEDASFDEIQDAKGRLMQQHRGEPKLVESVEAAYDAIIMDRLRMRQEGKIKVPERIRFPEREKVPQTPLGFSSPSANSSPAWLQGLLDTPTRSDLVAPTVVFLVLIGLTLFYPEASILTFTVALGFGGTIYFLNRKEQQFGRAVLLTLVGLLLGVALGTVLGGALESLLIDMGLTVEKFASLVTFVLFWLISSFLR from the coding sequence ATGAGCGATCAAAATCCCTACGAAAAACTTGGGGTTACAGAAGATGCTTCCTTTGATGAAATTCAGGATGCTAAAGGGCGCTTGATGCAGCAGCATCGCGGCGAACCTAAGCTTGTCGAGTCAGTAGAGGCGGCTTATGATGCGATTATTATGGATCGCCTCAGAATGCGCCAAGAAGGAAAAATCAAGGTTCCAGAACGCATTCGTTTTCCAGAACGGGAAAAAGTGCCACAAACCCCTTTGGGTTTTAGCTCTCCCTCAGCCAATTCCTCTCCGGCTTGGTTGCAAGGACTGTTAGATACCCCGACGAGGAGTGATCTAGTTGCCCCCACGGTTGTGTTCTTGGTCTTGATTGGTCTGACTCTGTTTTATCCAGAAGCGTCAATTCTTACCTTTACTGTCGCCTTGGGGTTTGGCGGTACGATTTATTTCCTCAATCGCAAAGAACAACAATTTGGTCGGGCTGTATTGCTCACCCTCGTTGGTTTACTGCTAGGTGTAGCGTTGGGAACCGTTCTGGGAGGAGCATTAGAGTCACTGCTTATCGACATGGGTTTGACCGTTGAGAAATTTGCCTCCTTGGTCACCTTTGTCTTGTTCTGGCTGATTAGCAGCTTCCTGCGATGA
- a CDS encoding response regulator transcription factor: protein MTMVSAKILVVDDDPAIRNLIIRFLSTKNYQMESAQDGKTALATFKQFNPDLVILDVNLPDALGYNLCREMQSMNDVFVLFLTSRDQPDDKNQGFKQGGDDYLTKPFDLMELENRVGAILRRKREITPSDQQRLVYNHLTIDPTRREVTLHDQLVPLTALEFDLLHFLASHPGQVLRRSELIQEVWEYDYVGDQRVVDVHIGQIRKKIEIDASDPKLIQTIRGVGYKFEAPNTEQNNGQRSL from the coding sequence ATGACCATGGTCTCCGCCAAAATTCTTGTCGTGGACGACGATCCGGCAATCCGCAATTTAATAATTCGCTTTTTGAGCACAAAGAACTATCAAATGGAGTCGGCGCAGGATGGTAAGACGGCTCTAGCCACATTTAAGCAATTCAACCCAGACTTAGTAATTCTGGATGTGAATTTGCCAGATGCCCTTGGCTACAACCTTTGCCGGGAAATGCAAAGCATGAATGATGTTTTTGTCCTCTTCCTCACGTCTCGCGATCAACCCGATGACAAAAATCAAGGGTTCAAACAGGGTGGTGATGATTATCTCACCAAGCCCTTCGATTTAATGGAACTCGAAAACCGAGTTGGGGCGATTTTGAGACGTAAGCGAGAAATTACGCCGTCTGACCAACAACGTCTCGTTTACAATCACTTGACGATTGATCCCACCCGTCGGGAGGTGACCCTTCACGACCAACTTGTCCCCTTGACCGCTCTAGAGTTCGATTTGTTACATTTCTTAGCATCTCACCCGGGTCAAGTCCTGCGCCGTTCTGAATTGATTCAGGAAGTTTGGGAATACGACTATGTTGGAGACCAACGAGTTGTTGACGTTCATATTGGACAAATTCGCAAAAAGATCGAAATCGATGCGAGTGACCCGAAGTTAATCCAAACAATTCGGGGGGTTGGCTACAAGTTTGAAGCACCCAACACTGAGCAAAATAATGGGCAACGGTCTTTATGA
- a CDS encoding TatA/E family twin arginine-targeting protein translocase, which yields MNVFGIGLPEMALILIVALLVFGPKKLPEIGQSLGKAIRGFQDASREFETEFKREAQQLEQAAKTPALSETQQQATSEGDSTDSNNHAATPSQAS from the coding sequence ATGAACGTTTTTGGTATTGGTTTACCGGAAATGGCGCTGATTTTAATCGTGGCGTTATTAGTATTTGGACCGAAAAAGTTACCAGAGATTGGTCAGAGTCTAGGGAAAGCTATTCGTGGTTTTCAAGATGCCTCGAGAGAATTTGAAACGGAATTTAAGCGGGAGGCTCAACAATTAGAACAAGCGGCGAAAACACCTGCCCTGTCTGAAACTCAGCAGCAAGCTACTTCTGAAGGTGATTCAACAGATAGCAATAACCATGCCGCTACTCCGTCTCAAGCTAGCTAA